Proteins from a genomic interval of Spirochaetota bacterium:
- the radC gene encoding DNA repair protein RadC, with product MQTKCDLPVQRCINGESIDDLSDAELLAILLGTGVKGRDVMECAFGLIQHFGGVSGIYHAGIREIASINGMGIVKAVRIKAAMELGKRLIAPRNYEESIDSPRIVWECLVGNIACSRQEEFWVMILDSKNRLIKKSRISIGTISEALVHPREVFRDAIREAASSVIIAHNHPSGVLKPSVNDIEITKRVAQAGAIVGIQLLDHVIVTDNDYLSLRETDETLFMQ from the coding sequence ATGCAGACAAAATGTGACCTGCCAGTTCAGCGTTGTATTAATGGCGAATCAATTGATGATTTAAGTGATGCAGAGCTTTTAGCTATTTTACTTGGCACAGGAGTAAAGGGAAGGGATGTTATGGAATGTGCTTTTGGGCTCATACAGCATTTTGGGGGTGTTAGTGGTATTTATCATGCGGGAATTAGGGAGATAGCTTCCATTAATGGAATGGGCATTGTAAAAGCGGTGAGGATTAAAGCTGCAATGGAGCTTGGCAAACGTTTGATAGCACCACGCAATTATGAAGAATCAATTGACTCACCGCGTATTGTTTGGGAATGTTTGGTAGGCAATATTGCTTGTAGCAGGCAGGAGGAATTCTGGGTCATGATACTGGATAGTAAAAACAGGCTAATAAAAAAATCAAGGATATCAATTGGGACAATTTCAGAGGCGCTTGTGCATCCCCGTGAGGTATTCAGGGATGCAATACGTGAAGCAGCATCATCGGTTATTATTGCGCATAATCATCCTTCTGGTGTGCTCAAGCCTTCGGTCAACGATATAGAAATAACAAAACGAGTAGCACAGGCTGGTGCTATTGTTGGCATACAGCTTCTTGATCATGTCATTGTTACGGATAACGATTACTTAAGCCTCAGGGAAACTGATGAAACATTATTTATGCAGTAA
- a CDS encoding acyl-CoA dehydratase activase, protein MLTLGMDIGSITTKAVVLDTKNIIGSKIIFTGFNAAKAGEKVTQELLTELGLSLDKIEKIVATGYGRKSVAFAHNNITEITCHAKGAHFLDNSIRSIIDIGGQDSKVIVIDENGRVKDFAMNDKCAAGTGRFLEVMARALEVDLDEFGELSLKANNPAKISSLCTVFAESEVISLIAKGETRDNIIAGIHQSIASRIMAMANRVGITNPVMMTGGVAKNIGVVKAIEKLLDSPVKVSENAQIIGALGAALLAAEN, encoded by the coding sequence ATGCTGACATTAGGAATGGATATTGGTTCTATAACCACAAAAGCGGTTGTTCTTGATACTAAAAATATCATTGGCAGTAAAATCATATTTACTGGATTTAATGCTGCAAAAGCCGGAGAAAAAGTAACACAGGAGTTATTAACTGAGCTTGGTTTATCGCTTGATAAAATTGAAAAGATTGTTGCTACCGGATATGGCCGTAAAAGTGTAGCATTTGCTCATAATAATATAACCGAAATAACCTGCCATGCAAAGGGTGCTCACTTTCTGGATAATTCAATACGTTCAATCATTGATATTGGTGGCCAGGATAGCAAGGTTATTGTGATAGATGAAAACGGTAGGGTGAAAGATTTTGCTATGAACGATAAATGTGCTGCTGGCACGGGGCGATTTCTGGAGGTAATGGCGCGTGCGCTTGAAGTGGATCTGGATGAATTTGGGGAACTATCGCTGAAAGCTAATAATCCAGCTAAAATAAGCAGTCTGTGCACTGTATTTGCAGAATCTGAAGTTATATCACTCATTGCAAAAGGTGAAACTCGAGATAATATCATTGCTGGCATTCATCAATCCATAGCATCGCGAATTATGGCAATGGCTAACCGTGTGGGAATAACAAACCCCGTTATGATGACGGGTGGTGTGGCAAAAAATATTGGCGTTGTTAAAGCTATAGAAAAACTTTTAGATTCACCGGTTAAAGTTTCAGAAAATGCACAGATAATAGGGGCGCTGGGTGCAGCACTGTTAGCAGCAGAAAATTAA
- a CDS encoding NYN domain-containing protein — protein sequence MTYLIDGYNLIYKFPHLEELMLQDNLTEARKELLDILKTFAKLTGKRIRVVFDGQKNIEIPISSEKVANIDVYYSLHYSADFLIKEFIRKDIQPRNTTVVTSDKDIIDFVSRFKTRTMKSEDFANFINQTIEDYTVAQTPEKEENPTLSSEEIEYWEKLFIKRKK from the coding sequence ATGACCTACCTTATTGATGGTTACAATTTAATATACAAATTTCCTCATTTAGAAGAGCTCATGCTTCAGGACAACCTTACTGAAGCCAGAAAAGAACTTTTAGATATTTTAAAGACATTTGCTAAGCTAACCGGAAAACGTATACGTGTTGTTTTTGATGGTCAGAAGAATATTGAGATACCAATAAGCAGTGAAAAGGTTGCCAATATCGACGTATATTACTCATTACACTATTCGGCGGATTTTTTAATAAAAGAATTCATACGAAAAGATATTCAGCCACGCAATACAACAGTCGTTACCAGCGATAAAGATATCATTGACTTTGTTAGCCGATTTAAAACACGCACCATGAAAAGTGAAGACTTTGCAAATTTTATAAATCAGACTATAGAAGATTATACTGTGGCACAAACTCCAGAAAAAGAAGAAAATCCAACATTAAGTAGTGAAGAAATTGAATACTGGGAAAAACTTTTTATTAAAAGAAAAAAGTGA
- a CDS encoding prolyl oligopeptidase family serine peptidase, whose amino-acid sequence MKRTFIVQVLLCIILAIHSVSAVDVKPGSWVIVTVPAAENSEKTVPVKLYFPKDYSKSSRTIIALHDYDGSMNSWQNNTNITYYANMYNMVIVCPNMPRTVYESQFFDETTVKWNEMPAALWIGTMLIPYLKNTVGLKIDKDSLGVCGFSIGARGALRIGELFSDTVGAIACLSGYYDMLSHVKNYMFVSVYGKYNDNPQRWAAFDNAIDDAKNLKSVAVFLAHGNKDSRVPMEQSFMLAVKLKQLQKEYKSGYNFTFVEKKYKMHDWNFCQSILPEMMAFFNENLK is encoded by the coding sequence ATGAAACGAACTTTTATAGTTCAGGTTCTGCTTTGTATAATACTTGCAATTCATTCTGTCTCTGCAGTAGATGTCAAACCAGGTAGCTGGGTTATTGTTACTGTTCCTGCTGCAGAAAATTCTGAAAAAACTGTGCCAGTTAAACTATATTTCCCCAAAGATTATTCCAAAAGCAGTCGCACAATTATAGCACTCCATGATTATGATGGTTCTATGAATAGCTGGCAAAATAATACAAATATTACATACTATGCCAATATGTACAATATGGTTATAGTATGTCCCAACATGCCTCGCACGGTGTATGAGTCACAATTCTTTGATGAAACAACAGTAAAATGGAATGAGATGCCAGCGGCGTTATGGATTGGGACAATGTTAATTCCCTATCTTAAAAATACTGTAGGTTTAAAGATTGATAAAGACTCTCTGGGAGTATGTGGATTTTCTATTGGAGCACGTGGAGCACTTCGTATAGGGGAACTTTTCAGTGACACTGTTGGTGCCATTGCTTGTCTTTCCGGATATTACGATATGCTATCTCATGTTAAAAATTACATGTTTGTTTCAGTATATGGAAAATATAATGATAATCCACAGCGCTGGGCTGCTTTTGACAATGCAATTGACGATGCAAAAAATTTAAAAAGTGTTGCAGTATTTTTAGCACATGGCAATAAGGATTCACGTGTGCCAATGGAGCAAAGCTTTATGCTGGCGGTAAAGTTGAAACAATTGCAGAAGGAATATAAAAGCGGCTACAATTTTACCTTTGTTGAAAAAAAATATAAAATGCATGACTGGAATTTTTGTCAGTCAATATTACCTGAGATGATGGCCTTTTTCAATGAAAACCTGAAATAG
- a CDS encoding GAF domain-containing protein codes for MNEKKYNLEYLERQLHNLSKLVEINRIINSTLDMAKLFTIIMEIIKEIMETEASTLFLYDDKTNELVFKVALGEAGDKLQEKYRVKMGQGIAGWVARERKGVFVNDVYSDNRFDPNFDKQTGFTTRSIICVPLLYKGKLLGVIQAINPINRPAFTDEDMHLFLAFADQAVLAVQNAIFFEHAIEEARMRHELESARSIQHSLHPAISEDFGLCKVAARYLPAREVGGEFYELLYQKNTVNIALCDVHNKGVPGALNASLVNGIVKGLMNVYENAVSPVFINTLRVVKEQNLQYVSLFYGMINLHSRTLTFMNTGEAYPILVRHKIARYLRFSYTRDSKKIVVKLKPNDMFIIVTDGIVNCKNRNARLFGLKQVMDTCCQYDEPSHCIDGLLSKVKEFMQGLAQREDISVIAVKIQ; via the coding sequence ATGAATGAAAAAAAATACAATTTAGAATATCTTGAGCGACAGCTGCATAACCTTTCAAAGTTAGTTGAGATAAACAGAATCATAAACTCAACACTTGACATGGCCAAACTTTTTACCATAATCATGGAGATTATAAAAGAGATTATGGAAACGGAAGCCAGTACCTTATTTTTATATGATGACAAAACCAACGAACTTGTGTTTAAGGTGGCACTGGGTGAGGCTGGAGATAAATTACAGGAAAAATACAGGGTTAAAATGGGGCAGGGTATCGCAGGATGGGTTGCCAGAGAGCGTAAAGGTGTTTTTGTCAATGATGTATACTCAGATAACAGGTTTGATCCAAATTTTGATAAACAGACAGGTTTTACTACTCGCTCAATTATATGTGTACCTCTGCTTTATAAAGGAAAGCTTTTGGGAGTAATTCAGGCAATTAATCCAATTAATCGCCCTGCATTTACTGATGAAGATATGCACCTGTTTTTGGCATTTGCTGATCAGGCAGTACTGGCTGTACAGAATGCCATCTTTTTTGAGCATGCTATTGAGGAAGCCCGCATGCGCCATGAATTAGAATCTGCACGTTCAATTCAGCATTCACTGCATCCTGCAATTTCTGAAGATTTTGGTTTGTGTAAAGTAGCAGCACGATATCTTCCCGCACGTGAGGTTGGGGGTGAATTTTATGAATTATTGTACCAAAAAAATACTGTAAACATAGCGTTATGTGACGTTCACAATAAGGGAGTACCTGGCGCACTCAATGCATCACTGGTTAATGGAATTGTAAAAGGGTTAATGAATGTATATGAAAATGCAGTGAGCCCGGTATTTATCAATACTTTGCGTGTGGTTAAGGAGCAAAATTTGCAATATGTTTCCTTATTCTATGGAATGATTAATTTACATTCAAGGACACTTACTTTCATGAATACCGGTGAAGCGTATCCTATCTTGGTCCGTCACAAAATTGCGCGATATCTGCGTTTTTCATATACACGGGATAGTAAAAAAATTGTTGTAAAACTTAAACCTAATGACATGTTTATTATTGTCACTGATGGGATTGTTAATTGTAAAAACCGCAATGCACGCCTTTTTGGGTTAAAACAGGTAATGGACACATGCTGTCAGTATGATGAACCATCTCACTGCATAGATGGGCTGCTTTCAAAAGTAAAAGAGTTTATGCAGGGCCTGGCTCAGCGGGAAGATATATCAGTTATTGCTGTAAAAATACAATAA
- a CDS encoding WecB/TagA/CpsF family glycosyltransferase, with amino-acid sequence MIKDAMYYDSYKEDRDLILEYNQTSLADVNLVNIIGIGIDNCTRQQAVVKVLRMIEEGGVHHVMALNPYKLHRLTTNNDLNLIASKADLKLAVGAGLPWAAKFLGKPLKERIHFMSFLMDLIRIAEIKELTIFMVGAKPEIIEQAYANIKKSFPKIRIVGRHGGYFNKERAANVIEAMRKSEAQIILIGLGFPKEDKWIYEIKNQFKNTVFIGINGSIDIISGQKRKAPAYFMEKGLDWFYRIITRPWRYLRLLRLLLFYIQVLWQRLRK; translated from the coding sequence ATGATAAAAGACGCAATGTATTATGATTCGTATAAAGAAGATCGTGATCTAATTTTAGAATATAACCAGACTTCACTGGCTGACGTTAATTTAGTTAACATTATTGGTATTGGTATTGATAATTGCACACGCCAGCAAGCTGTGGTCAAAGTTCTTAGAATGATAGAAGAAGGTGGTGTGCACCATGTGATGGCACTCAATCCTTATAAACTTCACCGCCTTACCACTAACAATGACCTTAACCTCATTGCATCCAAAGCTGATTTGAAACTGGCCGTTGGTGCAGGCCTTCCATGGGCTGCAAAATTTTTAGGAAAACCATTAAAAGAACGAATTCATTTCATGAGTTTTCTCATGGACCTAATACGCATAGCTGAAATAAAAGAGCTTACCATATTTATGGTAGGAGCAAAGCCTGAGATTATTGAACAGGCATATGCAAATATAAAAAAATCTTTTCCTAAAATCCGCATAGTAGGCCGACATGGAGGCTATTTCAATAAAGAAAGAGCTGCAAACGTCATTGAAGCCATGCGAAAATCCGAAGCACAAATAATACTTATTGGACTTGGTTTTCCAAAAGAAGATAAATGGATTTATGAAATCAAGAATCAGTTTAAAAATACTGTATTTATTGGCATTAATGGTAGCATAGATATAATCTCTGGACAAAAACGAAAAGCCCCTGCATATTTTATGGAAAAAGGGCTTGACTGGTTTTATAGAATCATTACCCGTCCCTGGCGGTATTTGCGTCTTTTGCGTTTGCTTCTTTTTTATATACAGGTTTTGTGGCAAAGGTTACGGAAATAA